In Pengzhenrongella sicca, a single genomic region encodes these proteins:
- the pknB gene encoding Stk1 family PASTA domain-containing Ser/Thr kinase: MTLVGATITDPLVGRLVDGRYEVVSRIARGGMATVYLAIDRRLEREVALKVMHPHLAEGAAGSAFVARFRREARASARLTHPALVGVLDQGVDGETSYLTMEYVDGVNLRRHLGERGALSVEESFAILERVLDGLGAAHRTGLVHRDIKPENVLIATDGRIKLTDFGLARAVTEITSTTTGTVLGTVAYLGPELVAKGESDARTDVYAAGIMLYEMLTGRQPYTGSTPIQVAFLHVNSDIPAPSDAVDWLPQEVDDLVRALAAREPDDRPVDAGAALELVRRTHAAMDETTLARHADVAPTITLHPATVDPESADPSTDQESDPGGQDAPDPMDSGATTRIDVAAEGRTIALPIGTGIRTPDEAAAAEHSATAPARRRRRLRWAALALLVLGLLAGGTWWYLTNGPGAYTAVPDVVGMTHEVAGARLDERGLDTTTAPAFDAAPAGTVIATEPEPGALVRKDGSIELTVSQGPEMTTVPEGLVGMNSDDAIAALTAARLTVGEPSTPYDDAAPVGSVMAVSAEPGASVEVDTEIVLTVSQGRAPLTVSSVVGASQEQATKDLEGQSLKVTVTEAFSDTVAAGHVISQDPAPGAAGHRLDPITIVVSQGPELFEVPDLFGKQYKEAAQILTDLGMVPKKEALFIRIFDTVRDQSVKAGDKVPRGTEITLSVV; encoded by the coding sequence TTCGTCGCGCGGTTCCGGCGCGAGGCCCGGGCGTCGGCCCGCCTGACCCACCCCGCGCTCGTCGGCGTGCTCGACCAAGGCGTCGACGGCGAGACGAGCTACCTCACGATGGAGTACGTGGACGGCGTCAACCTGCGCCGCCACCTCGGCGAACGCGGCGCCCTGAGCGTCGAGGAGTCCTTCGCGATCCTGGAGCGGGTGCTGGACGGCCTCGGCGCGGCGCACCGCACCGGCCTCGTGCACCGCGACATCAAGCCCGAGAACGTGCTCATCGCGACCGACGGGCGCATCAAGCTCACGGACTTCGGGCTCGCCCGGGCCGTCACCGAGATCACGTCGACGACGACGGGCACCGTGCTCGGCACCGTCGCCTACCTCGGCCCCGAGCTAGTCGCCAAAGGTGAGTCGGACGCGCGCACCGACGTCTACGCCGCCGGCATCATGCTCTACGAGATGCTCACCGGCCGGCAGCCGTACACCGGGTCCACGCCCATCCAGGTCGCGTTCCTGCACGTGAACTCCGACATCCCCGCGCCGTCGGACGCCGTCGACTGGCTGCCCCAGGAGGTCGACGACCTCGTGCGAGCGCTGGCCGCGCGCGAGCCGGACGACCGCCCGGTCGACGCCGGCGCCGCGCTCGAGCTCGTGCGGCGCACCCATGCGGCCATGGACGAGACGACCCTGGCGCGGCACGCCGACGTCGCGCCCACGATCACGCTGCACCCGGCGACCGTCGACCCGGAGTCCGCCGACCCGAGCACCGACCAGGAGTCGGACCCCGGCGGCCAGGACGCGCCCGACCCGATGGACTCGGGCGCGACGACGCGCATCGACGTCGCCGCCGAGGGCCGCACCATCGCCCTGCCGATCGGCACGGGGATCCGGACGCCCGACGAGGCCGCGGCAGCCGAGCACTCCGCGACGGCACCCGCGCGGCGCCGGCGCCGGCTGCGCTGGGCTGCGCTCGCCCTGCTCGTCCTCGGGCTGCTTGCCGGCGGGACGTGGTGGTACCTGACCAACGGTCCCGGCGCCTACACCGCGGTGCCCGACGTCGTCGGCATGACCCATGAGGTCGCGGGCGCGCGGCTCGACGAGCGGGGCCTGGACACCACCACCGCCCCGGCGTTCGACGCCGCGCCGGCGGGCACGGTCATCGCGACCGAACCCGAGCCCGGCGCCCTGGTGCGCAAGGACGGCTCCATCGAGCTGACCGTCTCGCAGGGTCCCGAGATGACGACCGTGCCCGAGGGGCTCGTCGGCATGAACTCCGATGATGCGATCGCGGCGCTCACGGCCGCGCGCCTGACCGTCGGCGAGCCCTCGACGCCGTACGACGACGCCGCGCCCGTCGGCTCCGTCATGGCCGTGTCCGCCGAGCCCGGCGCGAGCGTCGAGGTCGACACGGAGATCGTCCTCACGGTCTCCCAGGGGCGCGCGCCGCTCACGGTCAGCTCCGTCGTCGGCGCGAGCCAGGAGCAGGCGACGAAGGACCTCGAGGGTCAGAGCCTGAAGGTCACCGTGACCGAGGCCTTCAGCGACACCGTCGCCGCGGGTCACGTGATCAGCCAGGACCCCGCCCCCGGCGCGGCGGGGCACCGCCTCGACCCGATCACAATCGTGGTCTCTCAGGGGCCCGAGCTCTTCGAGGTGCCCGACCTCTTCGGTAAGCAGTACAAGGAGGCGGCACAGATCCTCACGGACCTCGGGATGGTCCCGAAGAAGGAAGCCCTCTTCATCCGCATCTTCGACACGGTGCGAGACCAAAGCGTCAAGGCAGGCGACAAGGTCCCCCGCGGCACCGAGATCACCCTCTCAGTCGTGTAG
- a CDS encoding class II 3-deoxy-7-phosphoheptulonate synthase — MTFAPDVAAVAPQPHVLAGLDRWRDLPLTQQPTWPDLDHVARVTERLATLPPLVFAGEADVLKARLAAAGRGEAFLLQGGDCAETFVDATADNIRNKIKTILQMAVVLTYGASLPVIKMGRMAGQYAKPRSSNDETRGDVTLPAYRGDIINGHDYTPKARIPDPDRLLEAYHTSASTLNLLRAFTTGGFADLRRVHEWNRGFMANPSYARYEETAAEIDRAIRFMAACGADFDALRTVEFFSSHEALLLDYERPLTRIDSRTGLPYDCSAHFLWIGERTRQIDGAHVDFLSRVRNPIGVKLGPTTTADEALALMDKLNPAGEPGRLTFITRMGAGTIRSALPALVEKVSAVGSPVTWVCDPMHGNTITSDSGYKTRRLTDVLDEVRGFFEVHRALGTVPGGLHIELTGDDVTEVLGGSEEIDDAGLAVRYETLVDPRLNHQQSLEMAFQVVQLMRA; from the coding sequence GTGACGTTCGCGCCGGACGTGGCGGCCGTCGCGCCGCAGCCGCACGTGCTTGCCGGGCTCGACCGGTGGCGCGACCTGCCCCTGACCCAGCAGCCGACGTGGCCGGACCTCGACCACGTCGCCCGGGTGACCGAGCGGCTCGCGACCCTGCCCCCGCTCGTGTTTGCGGGGGAGGCCGACGTGCTCAAGGCGCGCCTGGCGGCCGCCGGGCGCGGCGAGGCGTTCCTGCTCCAGGGCGGCGACTGCGCCGAGACGTTCGTCGACGCGACCGCCGACAACATCCGCAACAAGATCAAGACGATCCTGCAGATGGCCGTCGTGCTCACCTACGGTGCGAGCCTGCCGGTGATCAAGATGGGGCGCATGGCCGGGCAGTACGCGAAGCCCCGCAGCTCCAACGACGAGACGCGCGGCGACGTGACGCTCCCGGCGTACCGCGGCGACATCATCAACGGCCACGACTACACGCCGAAGGCCCGGATCCCGGACCCCGACCGGCTGCTCGAGGCGTACCACACGTCGGCGTCGACGCTGAACCTGCTGCGCGCGTTCACGACCGGCGGGTTCGCGGACCTGCGGCGCGTGCACGAGTGGAACCGCGGGTTCATGGCGAACCCGTCCTACGCGCGCTACGAGGAGACCGCGGCGGAGATCGACCGCGCGATCCGGTTCATGGCGGCGTGCGGCGCGGACTTCGACGCGCTGCGCACGGTCGAGTTCTTTTCGAGCCACGAGGCGCTGCTGCTCGACTACGAGCGCCCGCTCACGCGCATCGACTCGCGGACCGGCCTGCCCTACGACTGCTCGGCGCACTTCCTGTGGATCGGGGAGCGCACGCGGCAGATCGACGGCGCGCACGTCGACTTCCTGTCGCGGGTGCGCAACCCGATCGGCGTCAAGCTCGGCCCCACCACGACCGCCGACGAGGCGCTCGCGCTGATGGACAAGCTCAACCCCGCGGGCGAACCCGGGCGGCTGACGTTCATCACGCGGATGGGCGCCGGCACGATCCGCTCGGCGCTGCCCGCGCTGGTCGAGAAGGTCAGCGCGGTCGGTTCCCCCGTGACCTGGGTGTGCGACCCCATGCACGGCAACACCATCACGTCCGACTCCGGGTACAAGACGCGGCGGCTGACCGACGTGCTCGACGAGGTCCGCGGCTTCTTCGAGGTGCACCGCGCGCTGGGCACGGTGCCCGGCGGGCTGCACATCGAGCTCACGGGCGACGACGTGACCGAGGTGCTCGGCGGCAGCGAGGAGATCGACGACGCCGGCCTCGCGGTGCGCTACGAGACCCTGGTCGACCCGCGCCTGAACCACCAGCAGTCCCTGGAGATGGCCTTTCAGGTCGTCCAGCTGATGCGGGCGTAG